The following proteins are encoded in a genomic region of Clostridium kluyveri:
- a CDS encoding phage tail sheath family protein, with the protein MASGYWSETDKPIRPGFYNRFKAIALSRIQQGKRGIIAMPVKANWGPVGVVISITSEKELIASFGDDTSYTAYRLGRLVLLGQPKELLLYRLADGNEKVSTITLKDTAEPSGDVLKINTKYPTTRKFNVTVRDNIVDSSKKDIILYDETTQIYSFTALSGAIQEMVESINNNEENLWINAEKVADGNSTLTSIVNQPLTGGNDGAAAITNDKYIDAMAAFEGVKFNGFVLDGIIDSALQTSVKSWVEKNRKNGKKIRAYAGGGLDETINEANAKSQSFNYEGFCYIGAVGGILDGITYTPAETACYIAALGEGQSLKESLCNAKTVFSNVTKNLTDEEIKSSLQAGTMIVRYDNGEVIVEDDVNTLKSYGTDQNETLGYLRAIKFIDAVDEDTSSTGNQKYIGKIGNDRTGQVAVLAALKQYFETLNDSGLIDSDFTVEIDEELQANAKNDEFFWIWDAKYINVMKRIYGTGYIR; encoded by the coding sequence ATGGCATCTGGATATTGGAGTGAGACAGATAAACCGATAAGGCCAGGATTTTATAATAGGTTTAAAGCTATAGCTTTATCACGTATACAGCAAGGCAAAAGAGGCATTATTGCAATGCCTGTAAAAGCCAATTGGGGACCGGTTGGAGTAGTGATATCAATAACATCTGAAAAAGAATTAATTGCAAGTTTCGGAGATGATACCAGCTATACTGCATACAGACTTGGAAGACTGGTATTATTAGGTCAGCCCAAAGAACTCCTTTTGTATAGACTTGCGGATGGAAATGAAAAGGTATCTACAATAACATTAAAAGATACAGCTGAACCTTCTGGAGATGTATTAAAAATCAATACGAAATATCCTACTACAAGAAAATTCAACGTTACTGTGAGAGATAATATTGTAGATTCATCTAAAAAAGATATAATTCTCTATGATGAGACGACTCAAATATATTCTTTTACAGCACTTTCTGGAGCAATACAGGAAATGGTTGAATCAATAAATAACAATGAAGAGAATCTGTGGATTAATGCTGAAAAAGTTGCAGATGGCAACAGTACTTTGACAAGTATAGTAAATCAGCCATTAACAGGTGGTAATGATGGTGCAGCAGCAATAACAAATGATAAATATATTGATGCCATGGCAGCATTTGAAGGTGTAAAATTTAATGGATTCGTATTGGATGGAATAATAGATTCAGCTCTTCAAACAAGTGTTAAATCATGGGTTGAGAAAAACAGGAAGAATGGAAAGAAAATAAGAGCATATGCCGGTGGTGGGTTAGATGAGACAATAAATGAGGCTAATGCTAAATCACAAAGTTTCAATTATGAGGGATTCTGTTATATTGGTGCAGTTGGAGGAATATTGGATGGAATAACATATACTCCAGCAGAAACAGCATGTTATATAGCAGCCCTTGGAGAAGGTCAAAGTCTTAAAGAAAGCTTGTGTAATGCTAAAACTGTGTTTAGTAATGTGACTAAAAACCTAACTGATGAGGAAATTAAAAGTTCATTACAAGCAGGTACTATGATTGTAAGATACGATAATGGTGAAGTTATAGTAGAAGATGATGTAAATACCTTAAAGTCTTATGGGACAGATCAAAATGAAACTTTAGGATATTTAAGAGCTATTAAATTTATAGATGCAGTAGATGAAGATACTAGTTCTACAGGTAATCAGAAATATATAGGAAAGATAGGCAATGATAGAACAGGACAGGTTGCTGTATTGGCAGCTTTGAAACAGTACTTTGAAACTTTGAATGATTCTGGTCTAATAGATAGCGATTTTACTGTGGAAATAGATGAAGAACTTCAAGCGAATGCTAAAAATGATGAGTTCTTCTGGATATGGGATGCTAAATATATAAATGTGATGAAAAGAATTTATGGTACAGGATATATAAGATAG
- a CDS encoding major capsid protein — MPKLQDYINSKNIALYIKELPVEDTIDQTLFPNKKVLGTKLEHAKGAKKKAVALRQSTFDVAAKMRSLNAKVEVSTTEIPFFKEAVGIDETTRREVINAMNCNNENIVNAVLDQVFDGQANLIKGAGIIAKKMRAQVIQTGKIIYSSDPKDGNVAVEYGVPENHRTILTADDKWTNPAADIVGDVKNFQKIITDDNCPKPNIMLMTEKTFDETFLINTAITNDIRNSNLNTLRILSQSDYLQYAKERMNLIIVFLEDTTYYPYEGADPVPYYENYKITLMSGATLGDTVYGTTPEEFDLTHGSGKLDTTIIEPGIAVTTNTKWDPVTVDTKVSVMPIVSFDRADEVFFGTVA, encoded by the coding sequence ATGCCTAAATTACAGGATTATATAAATTCAAAAAATATCGCCTTATATATTAAGGAATTACCAGTGGAAGATACTATAGACCAGACATTGTTTCCTAATAAGAAAGTATTAGGAACTAAATTAGAACACGCAAAAGGTGCTAAAAAGAAAGCTGTAGCATTAAGGCAATCGACTTTTGATGTAGCTGCTAAAATGAGATCGTTAAATGCTAAGGTAGAAGTTTCAACAACCGAGATTCCATTTTTTAAAGAAGCTGTTGGAATAGATGAAACCACAAGAAGAGAAGTTATAAATGCTATGAATTGTAATAATGAAAATATTGTTAATGCAGTTTTAGATCAAGTTTTTGATGGGCAAGCAAATCTTATAAAAGGTGCAGGAATAATTGCTAAAAAAATGAGAGCACAAGTAATTCAAACAGGGAAAATTATTTATTCTAGTGATCCTAAGGACGGAAATGTTGCTGTCGAGTATGGTGTGCCAGAAAATCACAGAACTATACTTACTGCTGATGATAAATGGACGAATCCTGCTGCCGATATAGTTGGAGACGTTAAAAATTTTCAAAAGATAATAACAGATGATAATTGTCCAAAGCCTAATATTATGCTTATGACAGAGAAAACTTTTGATGAAACATTTTTAATTAATACTGCAATTACAAATGACATAAGAAATAGCAATTTAAATACATTAAGAATATTATCTCAATCAGATTATTTACAATATGCTAAAGAAAGAATGAATTTGATTATCGTATTCTTAGAAGACACAACATATTATCCATATGAAGGAGCAGACCCAGTACCCTATTATGAGAATTATAAGATAACATTAATGAGTGGAGCAACTTTAGGAGATACTGTTTATGGTACAACTCCTGAAGAGTTTGATTTAACACATGGCAGTGGGAAATTAGATACAACAATAATAGAACCAGGTATAGCAGTTACTACAAATACTAAGTGGGATCCAGTAACTGTAGATACCAAGGTGTCGGTAATGCCTATTGTTTCGTTTGATAGAGCAGATGAAGTGTTCTTTGGTACTGTTGCTTAG
- a CDS encoding phage scaffolding protein, which yields MPKLSEILGDSFTQIPEDLQKKYKDIDLVDSSDYISKETYNQTKKERDDYKKGVSDRDKQIKDLEPLAKDNEDLKTKLTDLQSKNKEDLGKQEAEYKKQMFNIALESKLATIGAKNSKVLKGLLDLDKLTLDDNGNFIGLKEQVDAIKKSDDYLFEKEIKGTGTFNSGGSESNPTPSDENIATKLGKQRAEASKSKNILDFAKK from the coding sequence ATGCCAAAATTAAGTGAAATATTAGGAGATTCATTTACACAAATACCAGAAGATCTCCAGAAAAAATACAAAGACATAGATTTGGTAGATAGTTCTGATTATATTTCTAAGGAGACATATAATCAAACGAAAAAGGAGCGTGATGATTATAAAAAAGGTGTATCTGATAGAGACAAGCAGATTAAAGACTTGGAGCCACTTGCTAAAGACAATGAGGATTTAAAAACTAAACTCACTGACCTGCAGAGCAAAAACAAAGAAGATTTGGGCAAACAGGAGGCAGAGTATAAGAAACAGATGTTCAATATTGCTCTTGAATCTAAATTAGCTACTATAGGGGCTAAAAACTCTAAAGTTCTGAAAGGATTACTAGACTTAGACAAGTTGACCCTTGATGACAATGGTAATTTTATCGGTCTTAAGGAGCAGGTTGATGCAATCAAGAAATCTGATGACTATCTATTTGAAAAAGAGATTAAGGGTACAGGTACTTTTAACTCAGGCGGTTCAGAATCAAATCCTACACCAAGTGATGAAAATATAGCAACAAAACTTGGAAAGCAACGTGCAGAAGCTAGTAAGTCCAAAAATATTTTGGATTTTGCTAAAAAATAA
- a CDS encoding exonuclease SbcC has protein sequence MNEYEKRVLQARKEFIALNFQQEKELFNIYKNAGDKLIDEILSMPDSRTRNHKIEQYKIINEYRAELYYKLSKTIENNIRKSSDIQKGVQLSFVDMISPDEATNKALKRTITKVSSDTVRQLIAGNYYKDGKTLSRRLWNITGDNGSKVDMIIKANIAKGANVKKLAAELEKYVNPKNRITPKTFADGLGGDNISYQARRLARTSITHAQTETLIQNAKKNPFCKGLKWNLSASHSARMHGRMDICDEYNGKVFKPEDLPLQHPNCLCYMTEVIEEFGKCIETMKDWSKNKVNSQIKSNIDEWVKEGDSKTSIKVSVPDEIQTKINYDADNKIVNMDKEQKWSTVKDINTQYKNKKEISDHLKESYDIKFSDSRKYPIDKELLQSSINWLDKFHNYFKGFKEVDPVKLPSIKIKANITPVGYYRYYPEHPEAVELVLNGEYFCDQDYNTQYIKQCIKSKWTIPNAKSYKTFIHEYGHHVADSLKWFENNELDSDNWCKNFINDVLLEYNKKYDNTYSFKDISELVSRYGGTNPAEAFAETFAEYFGGDTPREFAQVFGEIVEQKLKKHINKG, from the coding sequence ATGAATGAATATGAAAAAAGAGTTCTTCAGGCAAGAAAAGAATTTATTGCCCTGAATTTTCAGCAGGAAAAAGAACTTTTTAATATTTATAAAAATGCCGGGGATAAACTTATAGATGAAATCTTAAGTATGCCAGATTCCAGAACTAGAAATCATAAGATAGAACAATATAAAATAATCAATGAGTATAGGGCAGAGCTTTATTATAAGCTCAGTAAAACAATTGAAAATAATATCCGAAAAAGTTCTGACATACAAAAAGGCGTACAGCTTAGCTTTGTAGACATGATTTCGCCTGATGAAGCCACAAACAAAGCTTTAAAGAGGACTATAACCAAGGTGTCAAGTGATACTGTAAGGCAGCTTATAGCAGGGAATTATTATAAAGATGGTAAGACATTAAGTAGAAGATTATGGAATATAACTGGTGACAATGGCAGTAAGGTTGACATGATTATAAAAGCCAATATAGCCAAAGGTGCCAATGTTAAAAAACTTGCTGCAGAACTAGAGAAATATGTTAACCCTAAGAATCGCATTACGCCTAAGACTTTTGCTGATGGACTAGGTGGGGACAATATATCATATCAAGCTAGAAGGTTAGCAAGGACCAGTATAACTCATGCACAAACAGAAACCTTAATCCAAAATGCAAAGAAAAATCCATTCTGTAAAGGGCTTAAGTGGAATTTAAGTGCAAGCCACTCAGCTAGAATGCATGGCAGGATGGATATATGTGACGAGTATAATGGCAAGGTATTTAAACCTGAAGATCTACCACTCCAGCATCCAAATTGTCTATGTTACATGACAGAAGTAATTGAAGAGTTTGGAAAATGTATTGAGACTATGAAAGATTGGAGTAAAAATAAAGTTAATTCTCAAATTAAATCCAATATAGATGAATGGGTTAAAGAAGGAGATAGTAAAACTTCTATTAAGGTTAGCGTTCCAGATGAAATTCAAACTAAAATTAATTATGATGCCGATAATAAAATAGTCAATATGGATAAGGAACAAAAATGGAGCACTGTAAAAGATATAAATACTCAATATAAGAACAAAAAGGAAATAAGTGATCATCTAAAAGAGAGTTATGATATAAAATTCTCTGATAGTAGAAAGTATCCTATAGATAAAGAATTATTACAGTCTTCAATTAATTGGTTAGATAAATTCCATAATTATTTTAAAGGATTTAAAGAAGTAGATCCAGTAAAATTACCTAGTATAAAGATAAAAGCTAATATTACCCCAGTAGGATACTATAGGTATTATCCTGAGCATCCAGAAGCAGTTGAACTTGTACTAAATGGTGAATACTTTTGTGATCAGGATTATAATACGCAATATATTAAACAATGTATTAAAAGCAAATGGACAATACCAAACGCAAAAAGTTATAAAACATTTATACATGAATATGGACATCATGTAGCAGATTCGCTTAAATGGTTTGAAAATAATGAATTAGATAGTGATAATTGGTGCAAAAATTTTATAAATGATGTATTATTAGAGTATAATAAAAAATATGATAATACGTATAGTTTTAAAGATATATCTGAACTGGTAAGCAGATATGGAGGAACAAATCCAGCAGAAGCATTTGCAGAAACATTTGCAGAATATTTTGGAGGAGATACTCCGAGAGAATTTGCTCAAGTATTTGGAGAAATAGTTGAGCAAAAACTAAAAAAGCATATTAATAAGGGGTGA
- the terS gene encoding phage terminase small subunit: MPRQRSPNRDKAFEIYKEHGGNIENRQIAKILSEDEKKIAVWKQRDKWVDKLNVVQQTNECCTTKRKKGGQPQNKNSKGHVSSVPKGNKNAESHGFFSKIFPPETMEVVQEIMIKDPLDMLWENIIIQYTAIARSQRIMDVKSKEEMIKELRKSKVKTKGRSTQKTSTNESEKELEYEFQFAWDRQATFLKAQSRAMSELRSLIKQHDEMVHNNPDMATEEQRLRMEKLRAEIEKVKNPDDNKPIEIMIKRKSDE; encoded by the coding sequence ATGCCGAGACAGAGAAGTCCAAACAGGGATAAAGCATTTGAGATTTACAAGGAACATGGTGGGAATATTGAAAATAGGCAGATTGCAAAGATTCTAAGTGAAGATGAAAAGAAGATTGCAGTCTGGAAGCAAAGGGATAAATGGGTAGATAAATTGAATGTTGTACAACAAACAAATGAATGTTGTACAACTAAACGAAAAAAGGGCGGCCAACCACAAAATAAGAATTCAAAAGGTCATGTGAGCAGCGTACCAAAAGGAAACAAAAACGCTGAATCCCATGGCTTTTTTTCTAAGATTTTTCCCCCTGAAACAATGGAGGTGGTGCAGGAGATTATGATTAAAGATCCTCTGGATATGCTCTGGGAAAATATAATAATTCAGTATACGGCCATAGCAAGGTCCCAGAGAATTATGGATGTTAAGAGTAAAGAAGAAATGATTAAGGAGCTTAGAAAGTCCAAGGTTAAGACTAAAGGTAGAAGCACACAGAAAACTTCCACCAATGAATCAGAGAAAGAATTAGAATATGAGTTTCAATTTGCATGGGACAGGCAAGCCACATTTCTTAAAGCTCAATCTAGGGCTATGTCAGAGCTTCGTAGTCTTATCAAGCAACATGATGAGATGGTTCATAACAACCCAGACATGGCCACAGAAGAACAAAGGTTGAGGATGGAAAAACTTAGGGCCGAGATAGAGAAGGTTAAAAATCCTGACGATAACAAGCCTATAGAAATAATGATAAAAAGAAAAAGTGATGAATAA
- a CDS encoding YmaF family protein — MSCCNKVQTHDHEFLGSTMLAELEEDPHNHRFAGVSGPALRVTRGHVHVVKARTDFYENHFHEFEATSGLQIDVGNGRHVHFVRAITTENDGHTHNLIFATLIENPISEEA; from the coding sequence ATGTCTTGTTGTAATAAAGTTCAAACACATGACCATGAATTTTTAGGAAGCACTATGTTAGCTGAATTAGAGGAAGATCCTCATAATCATAGATTTGCTGGAGTATCTGGTCCGGCGCTTAGAGTTACACGCGGACATGTTCATGTAGTTAAAGCAAGAACAGATTTTTATGAAAACCATTTTCATGAATTCGAAGCAACCTCAGGACTTCAAATAGATGTTGGAAATGGAAGACATGTTCATTTTGTACGAGCAATAACTACAGAAAACGATGGCCACACTCATAATTTAATTTTTGCTACACTTATTGAAAACCCTATTTCAGAAGAAGCCTAA
- a CDS encoding helix-turn-helix domain-containing protein, with the protein MKFKELNLVKIKHVHFYGLGELYSFLGADDLRAVLNKEEVKILYLDGLTAPEIARKLNVKKDTVEKCIQRNFSNLKYKHRVALTCRREVVKAVNYEANKYISDSAFVEKNRSIYKTNPDGDIVINKEVAPVVTWDTPRRLANENKVKF; encoded by the coding sequence ATGAAATTCAAAGAGTTGAATTTGGTAAAAATAAAACATGTCCACTTTTATGGTTTGGGTGAACTATATTCTTTTTTAGGAGCTGATGATTTGAGAGCTGTGTTAAATAAAGAAGAAGTTAAGATTTTGTATTTAGATGGGTTAACAGCCCCTGAGATTGCTAGAAAATTAAATGTTAAAAAAGATACTGTAGAAAAATGCATCCAAAGAAACTTTAGTAATTTAAAATATAAACATAGGGTTGCCTTAACATGTAGGCGAGAGGTGGTAAAGGCAGTTAACTATGAAGCAAATAAATATATAAGTGATAGTGCGTTTGTAGAAAAGAATAGGTCTATATATAAAACGAATCCTGACGGGGATATAGTAATAAATAAAGAGGTTGCTCCTGTAGTTACATGGGACACTCCGAGAAGATTGGCAAATGAAAATAAAGTTAAATTTTAA
- a CDS encoding transcriptional regulator: MLDKETFKRTEGKLYGYFRDLKEMEALELECKDLQDQEESIQWDIKHSSESVIENEDEKEIKELKNELKYVNRKFRKNMSRIRWLKRNTAPLKKVLTVPPLSEEIMQFIIYKYKLNKSVGWIANEMYGGVRSTAYRWREDILEDIVKWEGVYGNS, from the coding sequence ATGTTGGACAAAGAAACATTTAAAAGGACAGAAGGTAAGCTGTATGGCTATTTTAGAGATCTTAAGGAAATGGAAGCTTTGGAACTGGAATGCAAAGACCTTCAAGATCAGGAGGAAAGTATTCAGTGGGATATAAAGCACTCAAGTGAAAGCGTGATAGAAAATGAAGATGAAAAGGAAATTAAGGAGCTTAAGAATGAACTAAAATATGTAAATAGAAAATTCCGTAAGAATATGTCCAGGATAAGGTGGTTAAAGAGAAATACAGCTCCGTTGAAGAAAGTTCTGACAGTCCCTCCACTATCAGAAGAAATTATGCAATTCATTATTTATAAGTACAAGCTAAATAAAAGCGTTGGATGGATAGCAAATGAAATGTATGGTGGTGTAAGAAGTACTGCCTACAGGTGGCGAGAGGATATACTGGAGGATATCGTGAAGTGGGAAGGGGTATATGGCAATAGCTGA
- a CDS encoding DNA cytosine methyltransferase, producing the protein MNKGLIIDIFAGGGGASTGIEMAMGRPIDLAVNHDPDAILMHKTNHPETMHITEDIFKVDMLKYTKGRHVSLMWASPDCTSHSKAKGGQPKIKGLRILPWAVYKHARKILPDVILMENVEEIQKWGPLDNEGHPIKERKGEDYKKFISAMKGLGYEFDSRELIAADYGAPTTRNRWYAVFRRDGKNIIWPEPTHNKLGVNGLKKWEPISKCIDWNDLGSSIFTREKPLKEKTLNRIARGIEKFIINDDNPYFLPDDIASSFLIQYHGETKKEYVRGQSLNEPIKTIDTSNRYGLVTAFITKFYKSGTGQAVNEPIHTITTSPGHFGLISAFLIKYYGNGIGQRVSGPIGTIVTKDRFGLVTVVIKGEQYQLIDIWFRMLKPEELKLGQGFPENYIIDHDYTGKRYPISKRVARIGNSVVPVMAKVLTQANMSESCRKEHVS; encoded by the coding sequence ATGAATAAAGGACTTATAATTGATATTTTTGCAGGTGGAGGTGGAGCATCTACGGGAATTGAAATGGCAATGGGGAGACCGATTGATTTAGCAGTAAATCATGATCCTGATGCTATATTAATGCATAAAACTAACCATCCAGAGACTATGCACATTACAGAAGATATATTCAAGGTTGACATGCTTAAATATACAAAAGGTCGTCATGTTTCACTTATGTGGGCTTCCCCAGACTGTACAAGTCATTCAAAAGCAAAAGGCGGGCAACCCAAGATAAAAGGATTAAGAATATTGCCATGGGCAGTATACAAACATGCGAGAAAAATTTTGCCAGATGTTATCCTAATGGAAAATGTCGAAGAAATTCAAAAATGGGGTCCTCTTGATAATGAGGGACATCCTATAAAAGAACGTAAAGGGGAAGATTATAAGAAATTCATTAGTGCAATGAAAGGATTAGGTTATGAATTTGACAGTAGGGAGTTGATAGCTGCTGATTATGGGGCACCAACAACAAGGAATAGATGGTATGCAGTATTTAGGCGTGATGGAAAAAATATTATTTGGCCGGAACCCACACATAATAAACTTGGTGTAAATGGACTTAAAAAGTGGGAACCAATATCAAAATGTATTGACTGGAATGACTTAGGAAGTTCCATATTTACAAGGGAAAAGCCATTAAAGGAAAAAACACTTAACCGAATTGCAAGAGGAATTGAAAAATTCATTATTAATGATGATAACCCTTACTTTTTACCAGATGATATAGCATCATCATTCCTTATCCAATATCATGGTGAAACAAAAAAAGAATATGTAAGAGGTCAGAGCTTGAATGAACCAATAAAGACTATTGACACAAGCAACCGATATGGATTAGTTACTGCATTTATCACTAAATTTTATAAGAGTGGTACTGGACAGGCAGTAAATGAACCCATACACACCATTACAACAAGTCCTGGACATTTCGGTTTAATTTCGGCCTTTCTAATCAAGTATTATGGAAATGGGATAGGGCAAAGGGTGAGTGGGCCTATAGGTACTATAGTTACTAAAGATAGATTTGGACTTGTAACGGTTGTGATTAAAGGAGAGCAATATCAATTAATTGATATATGGTTTAGGATGTTAAAACCTGAAGAATTAAAATTAGGTCAAGGTTTTCCGGAAAATTATATCATTGATCATGATTATACTGGTAAAAGGTATCCAATAAGTAAAAGGGTTGCAAGAATAGGAAATAGTGTAGTACCGGTAATGGCAAAAGTATTAACACAGGCAAATATGTCTGAAAGTTGCAGAAAAGAACATGTAAGTTAG
- a CDS encoding MazG-like family protein — MNTLKLKLMVLRKLIDRRGNKIDNRTMTWEDWKDKVLEESGELCEALSSGDKKKIMEEVLDVIQVGIGILAKLFRENFDIVQGFHRHNKKLVDRGCEACAEVGADVCRR, encoded by the coding sequence GTGAACACATTGAAACTAAAGCTAATGGTGCTTAGGAAATTGATAGACCGAAGAGGAAATAAGATAGACAATCGTACAATGACCTGGGAGGATTGGAAGGATAAAGTTTTAGAGGAATCAGGAGAGTTGTGTGAAGCTCTCTCCTCTGGAGATAAGAAAAAGATAATGGAAGAGGTACTGGATGTTATTCAGGTGGGTATTGGGATTCTGGCGAAGCTTTTCAGAGAGAATTTTGACATAGTCCAGGGATTCCACAGGCATAATAAAAAGTTGGTGGATAGAGGCTGTGAGGCTTGTGCAGAGGTTGGGGCTGATGTGTGTAGGAGATAG
- a CDS encoding DUF4317 domain-containing protein, translated as MNKKDLSDIRKEFKLGSYMLKVKEIYSVYLKKDNGEIITGELEYFEMMEVEKRELYLNNFKKVLTGTLDSKIFELDFKNINEEESEENTQHVLYAALNSKERISEYADKIVDKISQNYNYDTDVVISFTKAEYYSDGKRKKDSLEEYVQAIEVILCSVNKVEIPKKMLKFDYTEMKFKPNSALDMVINLNSPVEGFMFPSFTSEYVDVNKIIYYSSKSKKMNNVFVEKVLECNIKPTALEEKENFNAILGISLGGKIKPDIVQDIYERINEKFQDEGEEEPILDINEVTRVLRESGVENTGIVKSAFEEVCGGDYEFKVRNVIPDFGSKSIKIENESTNITISPRDLSTVKQVVYVKSGKKCLLIELKEDMVIDGFNLETEVD; from the coding sequence GTGAATAAAAAGGATTTATCGGATATAAGAAAAGAATTTAAGTTGGGAAGCTATATGCTTAAAGTTAAGGAAATCTATAGTGTTTACCTGAAAAAGGATAACGGTGAAATAATAACAGGAGAACTGGAATATTTTGAAATGATGGAAGTAGAAAAGAGAGAGCTTTATTTAAATAACTTTAAAAAAGTGCTTACAGGAACTTTGGATTCTAAAATATTTGAGTTGGATTTTAAAAATATAAATGAGGAAGAATCAGAAGAAAATACTCAGCATGTATTATATGCTGCTTTAAATTCAAAGGAAAGAATAAGTGAATATGCAGATAAGATAGTGGATAAAATTTCTCAAAACTATAATTATGATACGGATGTGGTTATAAGTTTTACAAAGGCAGAATATTACAGTGATGGTAAGAGAAAAAAAGATTCTTTAGAGGAATATGTACAAGCCATAGAAGTTATATTGTGTAGTGTAAATAAAGTGGAAATACCTAAAAAGATGCTGAAGTTTGATTATACGGAGATGAAATTTAAACCTAATTCTGCATTAGATATGGTTATAAACTTAAATTCTCCTGTGGAAGGATTCATGTTTCCAAGCTTTACATCTGAATATGTAGATGTAAATAAAATAATTTATTATTCTTCAAAATCAAAGAAGATGAACAATGTTTTCGTAGAAAAAGTATTGGAATGCAATATTAAACCCACAGCTTTGGAAGAAAAGGAGAATTTTAATGCCATTTTAGGGATCTCATTAGGGGGAAAAATAAAACCTGATATAGTTCAGGATATATACGAAAGGATAAATGAAAAATTTCAAGATGAGGGAGAAGAAGAGCCTATTTTGGATATAAATGAAGTAACCAGAGTGTTAAGGGAAAGTGGAGTTGAAAACACAGGAATAGTTAAAAGTGCTTTTGAAGAAGTGTGTGGAGGGGATTATGAATTTAAGGTCAGAAATGTAATACCTGATTTTGGAAGCAAGTCTATAAAGATAGAAAATGAGAGTACCAATATAACCATAAGTCCCAGGGATTTGAGTACTGTAAAACAGGTGGTATATGTTAAATCGGGAAAGAAGTGCTTACTTATAGAACTTAAAGAGGACATGGTTATAGATGGATTTAATTTGGAAACAGAAGTTGATTAG
- a CDS encoding DUF1064 domain-containing protein produces MKRYCQLKLLFYAGEIAGFILQPEFILQEGKGEERAITYTADFLVLNKDGTYSVEDTKGYESAQWKRTYKQFKLRYPEVELKILKEV; encoded by the coding sequence ATGAAGAGATACTGCCAGTTAAAACTTTTATTCTATGCTGGGGAAATCGCAGGATTTATATTGCAGCCGGAGTTTATTCTTCAGGAAGGTAAAGGAGAAGAAAGAGCTATAACTTATACTGCTGATTTTCTGGTTTTGAATAAGGATGGTACCTACAGTGTTGAGGATACCAAAGGTTATGAGTCAGCACAATGGAAGAGGACGTACAAGCAGTTTAAATTGAGGTATCCAGAGGTAGAACTGAAAATATTGAAGGAGGTATAA